Proteins encoded by one window of Bacillus rossius redtenbacheri isolate Brsri chromosome 3, Brsri_v3, whole genome shotgun sequence:
- the LOC134531364 gene encoding uncharacterized protein LOC134531364, which translates to MPDHEKRDAEQEHMNVPLPSEDEAEMSSDDGFTVVANKKTKTGETSRIRPPLTNPAYNKQGARARKTPARRTQDPESQPAPSTSAGSSPASAEPAPQAPKKMQVKPLFVFVDQAHSYPVIKAALDAALLEKWSCISRGHDQLMVHTATVTEYHRAVKALEAAGVQHSVLLQRDEIPNKFVFCRVHSSMDKAFIQGEFQRMGLPVQNFWFLTNRQTRQPINKLVVELPKAINTDKVYAIKSFGGLNIRVEDYRHPKGPLQCGNCQRFGHSGKGCRASPVCRWCSQGHKTEVCPQGGDKKQMKCARCDGPHSANYRGCMAFKRENWRHLPQQERKERELQSKRAMRDNRRAAAAAPVPPPPQHAGPSGCQPQPPRQAWRAPSYPAPQQYNQYTVLADRYETEYPVIANPWRPRGQPQTQRPPKKNLTGHKNGKGRQPPVEQPAPRQEQPATRSPPPPPKAPEQPITRAAPAATDMQVEQAQTVQPTAPLQPSPVIKPAPGPSEFLKVVQQSKTFAQDPNLAQVLEPMCQLMAIWCNPAMSLQDKVQATMGFVTTLAASFNGQQS; encoded by the coding sequence atgccagaCCACGAGAAAAGGGACGCAGAACAGGAGCACATGAATGTGCCTCTGCCCAGTGAAGATGAGGCAGagatgtctagcgacgacggcttcaCTGTCGTCGCTAACAAAAAAACGAAAACAGGGGAAACAAGCAGGATTCGCCCCCCTCTCACGAACCCGGCCTACAACAAGCAGGGCGCGCGCGCGCGTAAAACCCCGGCACGCCGGACTCAAGACCCGGAGAGCCAGCCGGCCCCCAGCACGagtgcaggttcgagccctgcctcAGCAGAACCAGCCCCTCAGGCACCCAAAAAGATGCAGGTTAAACCCCTGTTTGTTTTTGTCGACCAGGCACATAGCTACCCGGTCATAAAAGCTGCATTAGATGCAGCCCTGCTAGAAAAGTGGTCGTGCATAAGTAGAGGGCACGACCAGCTAATGGTACACACCGCCACAGTCacagagtaccacagggcagtgaagGCCCTAGAAGCGGCCGGAGTGCAGCACTCCGTGCTACTACAGCGGGACGAGATCCCAAATAAATTCGTTTTCTGCCGCGTCCACAGCAGCATGGACAAGGCTTTCATTCAGGGGGAGTTCCAAAGAATGGGACTCCCAGTACAAAATTTTTGGTTCCTGACCAATAGGCAGACCAGGCAACCAATAAACAAATTAGTGGTTGAACTCCCGAAGGCCATTAACACAGACAAGGTCTACGCCATCAAGTCCTTTGGTGGCCTCAACATCAGAGTTGAGGACTACAGGCACCCTAAGGGCCCACTACAATGTGGGAACTGTCAGCGATTTGGCCACTCTGgcaaaggctgcagagcctcccctgtgtgtcgCTGGTGTAGCCAGGGCCACAAAACTGAGGTGTGCCCCCAGGGAGGGGACAAAAAACAGATGAAGTGCGCGCGCTGCGACGGCCCGCACTCTGCGAACtatagaggctgcatggcctttAAGAGAgaaaactggcgtcacctcccgcagcaAGAAAGGAAGGAACGCGAGCTACAATCTAAGCGCGCAATGCGCGACAATAGGCGAGCTGCAGCAGCAGCTccagtcccccctcccccgcaacaCGCGGGCCCCTCTGGGTGccagccccagccccccagacaggCGTGGAGAGCCCCCAGCTACCCCGCCCCGCAACAGTACAATCAGTACACAGTTTTGGCCGACAGGTATGAAACTGAGTATCCAGTCATTGCCAACCCGTggaggcctagaggccagccccaaACACAAAGACCCCCGAAGAAAAACCTAACGGGGCACAAGAATGGCAAAGGGAGACAGCCCCCAGTGGAACAGCCGGCCCCGAGGCAGGAACAGCCTGCGACAcggtcccctcccccccctcccaagGCTCCAGAGCAGCCAATCACGCGGGCAGCGCCCGCAGCCACCGACATGCAGGTAGAGCAGGCACAAACAGTGCAGCCAACTGCTCCACTGCAGCCGAGCCCCGTAATAAAGCCAGCCCCTGGCCCTAGTGAATTCCTGAAGGTTGTCCAGCAATCTAAAACCTTCGCCCAGGATCCGAACCTGGCCCAGGTCCTAGAGCCGATGTGCCAACTGATGGCCATCTGGTGCAACCCGGCCATGTCCCTTCAGGACAAAGtacaagccaccatgggcttcgtgactaccctagcggccagcttcaatgGCCAACAATCGTAA